One Arvicanthis niloticus isolate mArvNil1 chromosome 3, mArvNil1.pat.X, whole genome shotgun sequence DNA segment encodes these proteins:
- the Lrrc3b gene encoding leucine-rich repeat-containing protein 3B produces MNLVDLWLSRSLSMCLLLQSFVLMILCFHSASMCPKGCLCSSSGGLNVTCSNANLKEIPKDLPPETVLLYLDSNQITSIPNEIFKDLHQLRVLNLSKNGIEFIDEHAFKGVAETLQTLDLSDNRIQSVHKNAFNNLKARARIANNPWHCDCTLQQVLRSMASNHETAHNVICKTSVLDEHAGRPFLNAADDADLCNLPKKTTDYAMLVTMFGWFTMVISYVVYYVRQNQEDARRHLEYLKSLPSRQKKADEPDDISTVV; encoded by the coding sequence ATGAATCTGGTCGACCTGTGGCTGTCCCGCTCCCTCTCCATGTGTCTCCTCCTCCAAAGCTTTGTCCTGATGATACTGTGTTTTCATTCTGCCAGTATGTGTCCCAAGGGCTGCCTTTGCTCTTCCTCTGGAGGGTTAAATGTCACCTGTAGCAATGCAAATCTCAAGGAAATACCCAAAGATCTCCCTCCTGAAACGGTTTTGCTGTATCTGGACTCCAATCAGATCACATCCATTCCCAATGAGATTTTTAAGGACCTCCATCAACTGAGAGTTCTCAACTTGTCCAAAAACGGCATCGAGTTTATTGATGAGCATGCATTTAAAGGAGTAGCAGAAACCCTGCAGACCCTGGACTTGTCTGACAACAGGATTCAAAGTGTGCACAAAAATGCCTTCAATAATCTGAAGGCCCGGGCTAGGATTGCCAACAACCCGTGGCATTGTGACTGTACTCTCCAGCAAGTTCTGAGGAGCATGGCATCCAATCATGAGACAGCACACAATGTAATTTGCAAGACTTCAGTGTTGGATGAGCACGCTGGGAGGCCGTTCCTCAATGCTGCCGATGATGCTGACCTTTGTAACCTCCCTAAAAAGACTACTGACTATGCCATGCTCGTCACCATGTTTGGCTGGTTCACCATGGTGATCTCTTATGTGGTGTACTATGTGAGGCAGAATCAGGAGGATGCCCGGAGACACCTCGAATACTTGAAATCCCTGCCAAGCAGACAAAAGAAGGCGGATGAACCTGATGACATTAGCACTGTGGTATAG